From Callithrix jacchus isolate 240 chromosome 3, calJac240_pri, whole genome shotgun sequence, a single genomic window includes:
- the NKX1-1 gene encoding NK1 transcription factor-related protein 1 gives MSVSGPAAAGDGPALPPPPGPGSGPAPPAPTAAARDAMDGRAELPAFPRAGAPPLAASDTVPVAPEGAGAARPAAPPRPTSFSVLDILDPNKFNSRRRRCMLLGPVAPATCAPCTSSPCAPAPAASGRPPRAEELERRALASAGGVAGAEPPNAGDPYKTGEAETNDANGYSSGGGGGRSPSADSGDEAPDDEDDDEDEAPETEAARGAEEARGGGGGGLGARGSGCPGAAEADASPGAVDDAAAPGPRGNSPGAPGPPGVSAAPGAAGTTPQGAATTTKPKRKRTGSDSKSGKPRRARTAFTYEQLVALENKFKATRYLSVCERLNLALSLSLTETQVKIWFQNRRTKWKKQNPGADTSAPTGGGGGAGPGAGPGAGLPGGLSPLSPSPPMGAPLGMHGPAGYPAHGPGGLVCAAQLPFLSSPAVLSPFVLGSQTYGAPAFYAPHL, from the exons ATGAGTGTTAGCGGTCCCGCGGCTGCTGGCGACGGTCCTGCGCTGCCGCCGCCTCCTGGTCCCGGTTCAGGGCCCGCACCGCCCGCTCCCACCGCCGCTGCCCGGGACGCTATGGACGGGCGCGCGGAGCTGCCGGCCTTTCCCCGTGCTGGAGCCCCGCCGCTCGCGGCCAGCGACACTGTGCCTGTGGCGCCCGAGGGGGCTGGAGCGGCCCGGCCCGCCGCGCCCCCACGCCCCACCTCCTTCTCGGTACTGGACATCCTGGACCCCAACAAGTTCAACAGCAGGAGGCGTCGCTGCATGCTGCTGGGCCCAGTGGCGCCCGCTACGTGCGCCCCGTGCACTTCGTCCCCGTGCGCCCCTGCACCCGCAGCCTCCGGACGCCCGCCACGAGCAGAGGAGCTGGAGCGCCGCGCCCTCGCCAGCGCCGGGGGAGTCGCGGGAGCTGAGCCGCCGA ACGCCGGCGACCCCTACAAGACTGGGGAGGCGGAGACCAACGACGCCAACGGCTacagcagcggcggcggcggcggccggagCCCGAGCGCGGACAGCGGGGACGAGGCTCCCGACGACGAGGACGACGACGAGGACGAGGCACCCGAGACAGAGGCGGCGCGAGGCGCGGAGGAGGCGcggggaggaggcggcggcggcctcGGGGCCCGCGGGTCGGGCTGCCCGGGCGCCGCTGAGGCCGACGCGTCCCCCGGCGCTGTCGACGACGCCGCGGCCCCCGGACCCCGCGGGAACTCTCCCGGAGCCCCGGGCCCGCCCGGAGTTTCCGCGGCGCCGGGGGCTGCGGGGACCACCCCTCAGGGCGCGGCGACCACGACGAAACCCAAGCGGAAGCGCACGGGGTCCGACTCCAAGTCGGGGAAGCCGCGGCGAGCGCGCACCGCCTTCACCTACGAGCAGCTCGTGGCGCTGGAGAACAAGTTCAAGGCCACGCGCTACCTGTCTGTGTGCGAGCGCCTCAACCTGGCGCTGTCGCTCAGCCTCACCGAGACGCAGGTGAAAATCTGGTTCCAGAACCGCCGAACCAAGTGGAAGAAGCAGAACCCGGGCGCCGACACCAGCGCGCCGACCGGAGGCGGCGGGGGAGCGGGGCCGGGGGCTGGGCCCGGCGCGGGGCTGCCCGGCGGCCTCAGCCCGCTCAGCCCCTCTCCGCCCATGGGCGCCCCGCTCGGCATGCACGGCCCAGCCGGGTACCCCGCGCACGGCCCCGGCGGCCTGGTGTGCGCCGCGCAGCTGCCGTTCTTGTCCAGCCCGGCCGTGCTCTCGCCCTTCGTGCTGGGCTCGCAGACCTACGGGGCGCCCGCCTTCTACGCGCCGCACCTCTGA